TCTTCTCTCAGGTCACACCCAAAATACTCATTTCAAACAACAGTTTGACTTTGACCAACCATATTGTGGCCGTGTTTTATTGGCATCTCTGAGCtcaatctttctctctctttttttaaagtccttcTTCATAGCATTTATAACAGCTAATTTTCATTCTAAACTTACTCTTGGGaagctgttgttgttgctcagtcgctcagtcgtgtccgactctttgtggccccatggactgcagcacgccaggcctccctgtccatcaccagctctgagagtttgctcagactcatgtccattgagttggtgatgccatccaaccatctcatcctctgtcgtccccatctcctccagccctcaatctttcccagcatcagggtcttttcaaatgagtcagctctgcacatcaggtggccaaagtattgaaacttcagtttctaatgaatattcagggttgatttcctttaggatcgactggttggatctccttgcagtccaagggactctctagagtcttctccagcaccgcagttcagaagcatcaattcttcagcattcaggtttctttatagtccaaatctcacatccatacatgaccactggaaaaaccatagctttcactagatggacctttgttggcaaaagtgaAAAacctttgtctttcctttttaatgtgctgtctgtgtttttcacagctttccttccaaggagcaagtgtcttttaatttcatggctgtggtcactgtctgcagtgattttggagccccagaaaataaaatcagccactgtttccactgtttccctatctatttgccatgaagtgatgggaccggatgccatgatcttagttttcttaatgttgagctttaagtaaactttttcactcccttctttcaccctcatcaagacctgattcatgttaatgtttgacagaaaacaacaaaattctataaagcaattatccttcaattaaaaaataaacaaattttaaaaattaaaaaagaaggtctttagttcctcttcattttctgccattagagtggtatcatttgcacaTCTAAGGTGGttaatatttcttcctgcaatcttgattctagctggtgcttcatccagcctggcatttcgcatgatgtactgtgcatataagttaaattagcagggtgacaatatacagccttgatgtactcctttctcaaatttgaaccagtctgttgttccaggtttGGTctgaactgttgcttcttgacccactggtttctctggagacagggaaggtggtctggtactcccctcactttaagaattttacacagtttgttgtgatccacacaaaggttttagtatagtcaaagaagcagaagtagatgtttttctggaattcccttgctttctctatgagcTGAGGAATGTGGGCAGTTTGATCACTGGttgctttgccttttctaaatccagcttgtacatctggaagttctcagttcatgtactgctgaagcctagcttgaaggaattTGAGCATAACCTTTTATGTGAAATGAaagcaattgtctggtagtttgaacattctttggcattgcccttctctgggactggaatgaaaactgacctttctagTCCAATGGCCACAGCTGTCTCCAAATTTGTGGACaaattgaatgcagcactttaacagcatcatcttttagaattttacatagctcagctggaattccatcacctccactagctttgtacatagtgatgcttcctaaggcccacttgacttcacactccaagatgcctggctctacgtgagtgaccacaccatcatgggtATCCCGATCCTTAAGACATTTttggtataattcttctgtgtattcttgccacctcttctttatctcttctgcttctgttaggtccttactgtttctgccctttattgtgcccagtcttgcatgaagtgttcccttgatctctccagttttcttgaagagctctctagtcttttccagtctattgttttcctctacttctttgcattgttcactgaagaaggccttcttatcactccttgctgttctctggaactctgcattcagatgggtatatctttccctttgtcCCTTGCTTTTCACACCTCTTTCTTCAGCTACttttaaagcctcctcagacaaccactttgccttcttgcatttctttttctttgggatggttttggttactgcttcctgtacaatgttacggacctctgtctgtagttcttcaggcactctctctaccAAATCTAATTTCTTGAACCTATTCGTCAcctctactatataatcataagggacttgatttaggtcctacctgaacggcccagtggttttccctaatttcttcattttaagcctgaattttgcaataaggagctgcaGTAAAGATCCATCCCctccatggatcacagccttctaAATGGGCTTACagaactcaatgaagctatgagccatgccatgtagggccaccctgGATGGATGTgccatagtggagagttctgacaaaacatggcccaCTGAAGGAGTGAGtggcaaacctctccagtattcttgctgtgagaaccccatgaaagtATGTAAAGGCAAAAAGAGCTTCCTAGACCCTTTAGTGAAAAGATTGAGAGTCAACAGACATGAGGACCATTTCAAAGAACACTCATATGGTGTCAATTTCTTGGTTTAAATATGCAGAAGCTTCTCATGACATATGAAACAACTTCCGTACAGAATTTCTGTGTTCTATCAGGTGTCTGCAGACAGACGATTTTAACTGTCCTGCAGTACATTCCAAGGAACTAAACATGGATTTTTAAGTTGTATCTGACATGTAAGACTTCCTAGTGAGTCCCACAGAGCAATTAGCTTCTTCTTTAACTGTCGGCAGCCTCTGATTAAATGTCAAATTCCAGAGAATGCCGGGTTTCAGCCGCAGATGGTGTGTAACAGGGTAGATTGTACATCTCTTTAGTGTTTTCCCAATTGAAGTTGAGTTGgcttacaacgttgtgttaatctcaggtgtacagcaaagtgactcagtaaaACACACGTATgcacatgtatattttttcagattcttttctcttctagATTATTATAAACTATTGAGtatagctctctgtgctatacagtcagttcagttcagtcgctcggttgtgtctgactctttgtgaccccaaggactgcagcacactaggcctccctgtccatcgccaactctgggaacttgctcaaactcatgtccatcaagttggtgatgccatccaaccatctcatcctctgtcgtccccttctcctgccttcaatctttcccagcatcagggtcttttcccatgagtcagtcacgtgctatacagtaggtccttcttacACTAGTCTGTATACTAGATATATACTATTCTATACATAATGTACACAGCCTCATCCGCTAGTAGGCAAGATGCCTTAGAACCCTGAACCCGTAGCCTCCCCTGGACGTGGCTCGGTCCACAGAGAGCCGGGACCTGGCCTCAGACACCAGTGTGCGGGCACTAGACCCAGAAATCATACCTATGAAACCCAGCTGATAAAACAGACTAATCAAAGGGTTTTGgagcagggagagagaaaagcagaaaaggcACAGACGTACAATATTAGGAATAAAAGGAGCATGATAGAATAAAAAAGAAGACACTACTTTGATATCTATACTTCCAAAATGATTAGCATGAGAAGCAAATGCTTGCTAGAAAATATTGCTACAGCTAACATAAGGAAGTACAGAAAACCTGAACCTATAACACAACAATGccaccaaaaagaaatgaaagtactGTGTCTATACAAGAATAGATGAAGAAATGTttatagctttattcataataatccGAACCCAGAAACAGCTTAAATGTCCACCAGCTCACAAATGATTAAACAGCCAGGGGTGCAGTGATTCCATGGAAGACTACTCAGCTGCAACGAGAAACTACTCTTACCTTAACCGTCCAGACCGAGTGACTCTCAAAAGCATCGTGccgagaaaaggaaacaagacacGAAAGAGTACAAACTATGTGATTCCATTGAAATGACATTTTGGAGAGGACAGATTATAGAGATGGAAAACGGATTGGCTGTGGCCGGGAGATGAGCTGGCGGCAGCGAGGTTCTGACGCCTGGGAGCATTTGGGGTGATGGAGATGCTCTGTGTCTCGATTGTTGTGGCGTTCACAGGAGTGTATACATTCGTCAAGATTCTTGCAACTGTGCACTTGTTCAAGAGTGACTTTTACTATTTGTGAATTTTACCTtaatttttaaacagtaaaaagattataattaatatttagactgaaaaagaaagctgagggccaaactTTAGTAGCTTACAGAAGAGTAAAGGGATATAATAACCACAGCAATGCACCAGTGTTTATGGTATTCAGGATGTCATACATAGTCATAAAGAGCTCTGAGGAGACATGCTGAGGACAGCTAGGAAACCGCAAATCTGTCCTGTAGTTTACACGGTCACTCCAGGAAGTCTGGGGGCTTCTGGAACTTCCAGTGTAGTAGATGAGGAGGAGAAGGTCTTGTTTCACCTTCCTGCTATTTCCTATGCTGCCTCTTGAACTATTTCATGCCCCAAATTGAAATACATTCTCACTAAGATATccacggcaccccactccagtactcttgcctggaaaatcccatggacggaggagcctgataggctgtagtccatggggtcattaaaagtcagacacgacttcactctcacttttcactttcctgcattggagaaggaaatggcaacccactccagtgttcttgcctggagaatcccagggactggggagcctcctgggctgctggctatggggtcgcacagagtcggacacgactgaagtgacttagcagcagcaagatatcCATATTAATGTActgatttttttaagtgcttaaaatgtagtttaaatgtccccccacccccccaccacaaAGTACTTTGGGAATTCtccggtggtccaggggttaagagccCATTTTCAATGCATgggatgtgggttagatccctggtctgggaactaagatcccacgtgccttggagcaactaagcccacgagccacaagtactgaactGCGCATtctggagcccgtgtgccacaaccaaaGATTCTGCGTGACACAAATGTAGAACTTGTACGTTGCAATTAATATCTgaagtcaaataaacaaataaataaacattaaagataCTTAGAATGGAAAAGGGAGATTTTTCTCAGGGTAAGGAAAGTAGTTAGGGAtttattacaaattaaaaaatagagaaaaggtcATGAAAACCTGAAGATAGAGGCTCAAAAGCAGAAGTAAGAAAAATTATCTAGAGATCATGGAAGCCACTTTTCAATGCCTCCATCCTCACCTGGAAATGACTGCTGTCCTAGAGATTTAGTCAGatgattttaagatttaaaacACATATTCCTTTACCAGTTTGCTAACAATTTGCTAACAGTGTTTTTGCAGATTGGCAGACGTGAAAATTGGAGACGTTGACCTGCCTGTGCACAAGCTGCAGTCTTCATTCACACGGGCCTTCAGCACTGCCGCTCTGGTTGGCAGCATCTAGGAAATGATGTTTTAAGGTGCTTTTAATCCTATTGTACATAAAATTTCACAAGCATAATTATGAAAATTGTAGATATTTGTCTCTATTAATACTCTCAAGTGGAACATAAGTATTTGGTAAGCtcttaaattgaaaaaatgttaaagaatttatttcttttttatttctctcgcGACCCACTTGTGTTATCAGGTAACAGGTCTGCCAAGTTCTGGAGATATAAAAATAGAGGGAGCTGGTCCTGCTCTTAAAGATCTCATCATTTAGTGGTCTTTACTTTTAGAAGAGATGGTGAATGTAGTGACAAAATCAACATAATATCAAGGATAGTTAAATGCATTTATCTAATCATTTCTAATCTCTGCAAATTTATGCTTTCCATGTTCTAGTAAAACAGCACAAAAAATCACTGAACTTGAGGAACCGGTGttctagagagaaaaaaaaatagaaagcatttgAAACAAATATTCATTCAGGCTCCTTTTCTTAGCGATGTTttgaatttcttattttcatttgcatCTTCTCTTTTGAAGAAAGGAACTTGAATGCCATAAGAATATCTTCAAGCCTTGCTAAAGATTATTTACAAAATAGCATCGCTGGTAATGCCCGAGAGTTTGCAGACTCTCGGCTGCACCCCAGGCCTCTAAATCGCTGTGTGCATTGTAACATCATCTCCAGGTGATATGTTGGCTCTTtagagtttgagaagcactgctgatGGGCATCAACTCAGCATGTACTCTGACGGCAAACCtttagagcagtgattctcaaagtatGGTTCCTGGGCAGTATCAGTGTCATCTGGGAACTTGTCAGGAATGCAAATTCTTATGTCTTACCAAATCAGTAAGATGGGGCTCAGCTAGCTGTGTGGAGCTTCAGTGAGCTCTACAGGTGGGCCTGATGTCTGCTAGTTTTGAGGACCATTGTTCAGAAGATGGTTGGTAAATTAGGTTAAAGCAGGAGAAATCAGTCTTGTAAATCCTCACGCCTAATTCCTCAGGGCTTCACCTTCTCAGGTGCACAGGATAATTGAATTCTCTTACAGTCATTATTTTTTTAGTGCTCCAAGATGTTATAGGATCATAGGGAGTTTTAATAAAGTAAACGTTAGTGCGTAAAAACAACCCCATAATTGAAGATTTAGactctaaaaaaatgaaatagagccTTCTACTGATCTTCCAATCATATCTAAAAGACCTGTCTCCTGCTTTGATAGTCATCATTACAATTTATGCGTGAGTTTTACGGGCATTAATGTAGGCTTTCAAAATTCACTGTTCCAGGggaacaaaatatttgaataaaaagtGTTAGGTTTCAGGCAATGAACCGATGATATATTTATGGCACGTGTGTGCTGCCCAGAGCTGGTAGTTGATTGTTCACACCTGAGTGTGTCTTTAGGCATTTTGGCATATAAGTCCGCTGCTCCTAACTTTCCATTTCTCAAGTGGGATTTCGTTTCCAATCTCAGCCAATGAAGCCTTCCTCGGGATTAAGAGGACTCTTAGTCCTTTTCTCTTTGACATGGACTTGTGCTGGGGATTGGTCAGGTACAACATATTTGCAGAGGaggatttttttaagtgttgaaaGATGGAGCTTTCAAAGTGACTTTTGAATTACTTATGATTTTGGTCTCATTGAATCCTAGCAATAGCTGAGGATACATATAGTGAAGGAGGTTTATTTTAGGTGCTTGATCTTGAAATGTTTTCTGAGACTCAAGAGTCTGCCCCAACTTGAGAGCTGCTTTTCTCAACTCCCCTTCTCTTCTGACCCCTTTCAGAGCATGTCAGATTCCTGGGGCTCAAATACTTGAGGTGGGTTGAATGTAAGGAGCGTGGGGTGGCCGGGAACATAAGGAGACTTCCATGGGCTGCGGCAGGACCTCAGGACTCTGTGAATGTGACATGCTGGAAGGAAACCTTATCTAGGACTCCGTTGTCCTTGACATTATTCTTCATAAATAATCCATTGTGTCTGAGAGGAAGAATTCAGCCCTTCCTATGTGGAGTGATCAACTGTCTTGGTTTTCCTTATGCTTTCCTGTTTTAGCACTAAAAGTCTTCTTCCTGAGCAAGTGGGATGGATGATTGCCCTATGCATGAACTTTGGTTTGTCAGTTTCTGATGTCAAACTTTCAGAGTTTCCGTAAGAATGTACATGTTCTCATCAAGTTACCTGTTTCACAAGGCCACCCAGATCTGCTGTGTGAGCACTGGGAAGGGTCGTGGTGTGTTTATTGtacacttttctttcctttacttaggaaatattttaaaagacaacaaTAAAATCACATAAATACTCATTGACCCACTCTCCAGCTTTATGAAATCCACAATAATCGGCTACACTtgcttccattttaatttctggtAGAATCAAAGTTCAGGTAAAGTTGAAGTCCCCATGGCCACCCTTGATTCTATTCTCTTCCCTCTTTGCCCAGATGGAAGCTTggtcattttgcatttctctatgcattttataattttatgtgaaatagatggatCCATAAACCCATGTTTTGCAGGCACTCAAAACTTTTATTTGTTCCATCCtacagcttttgttgttgttcaacacTATTTAGAGATTTATAAGTGCAGGCTTGGTTTACGTCTTCTCTGGTATGCTATTGAGTGAACGCACCATAAACCGtcttcatttttctgttgatgggcggaaCATGTCCACGTTCGTCTGTTACATGTGACGTCTGTACTTGGGCATTTTTTTTGCATGCCCGGGATCATGAGGCCACAGGTGTGCAGGTCGGAAAACCCACTCTCTCCTATCCTATTGTTCTCTAACGAGGTGCGACAGTTTAGTTTTCCCAGCAGAATGGCAGCTGTTCTCATTTTCACCAGCACTTGCTGTTGCAGATATCTTACTTTTTGACAATCTGAGGGGAAGACAAGACTAACTCAGGCTGAGCTTTTTtctgaacttttaaatttttaggtGATAATAGAGTCATATGTAACTGTGTAATACTTAGCAGTTGTATAAGACATGCTACAGACAGATAAGTGCACCTTTTACTCAATTCCATCCAAtggtaacatcttgcaaaacAGAGTGCAATATTACTTTAGGATGTTGACATGGCTACAGCCAAGCCGCAGAACATTTCTGTCACAACCCCTCAGGCTGCCCTTCGACAGTCACATCTGCTCTCCTGAATTCCTCATGCCGCCTCGCTTCCCTCCCACCTCAGTCTCTCATCTCTGGCAACTACACATCTATTCTCCATTTCTCGAATCTCATCATCTCGAGATGCCCCCtaaatggagtcatacagtaAGTTAGTCCCAGGGACTGGCTTTTCCATTCAGAAAATTGCCTGGAGGTCTGCCGACACTGTGTGTATCAAGgctccattcttctttgtgatgagtagtattccatggcaTGTTTATACCATCGTTTAATCATCCACCCATTGAAAAGCATCTGGGACGTTTCTAGTTTTTTGCTATTATGAACAAAGCGGTTATaaacatttgcatatattttgtgtgaatgtacatttttattttcctgggataAATGGAGTTCGATTTCTGGCTCATAtggttgtggttgtttagttactcagtcatgtctggctcttttgcgaccccacagactgcagcccgccaggctcctctgtccctgggatttcccaggcaagaataccggagtgggttgccatttccttctccagttcatcttccccacccagggatcacacccacgtctcctgcactggcaggcagattctttaccagtgagcttccagggaagcctggctcacACGGTAGTCATACGTTTAGGTTTTAAAGAAATCTAGAGACTAATTTCCAGGGTGGTAATattttacattgccaccaacagtgtatgaatGGTTCAGTTTCTCCACAGCCCTGTTAAATATGACTTgatgtcatatttttattttggctactCTGATAGGTATATAGTAATATCTCcttgtgattttaatttatatttaaataatggcTAATGGTGTTGGCTAAGATCTTTTCACGTGCTAATTTGCAATCTGTGCATCCTCTTAGTGAAAAAATTACAtgttatataattttcatttggTTGGTGAGTTTTCAGTATCCTCTGAGGCTCCTTTTAGTATTCCAAGTCAACTAAGAAGATTTATGTTAAGTGAAGACCACATAAATTGCCAACTTGACTCTTTATATCTCACGTCCTACCCAATCCAGTAATTTTAAGGTATTGTGACATTCTTCTAGAACCTAGCCCACATAGAAAATTATATTAGAAAATGATTCCCTTTCTCAGATACAAAAATTACTGTCCAGTTATATTTAGCAGGAAAAGAGGAGGCACCACAGACACTCAGCTTCTATAGAAGCAGAGTTGCTCGGTTTTAGTTTTTTGGACAAGTCATTATTGCTTCATCAGCCCTTACTTCATCCTTTACACACCACGAAGCTGTACATTCAAACGTGGAAACACAGGCTTGCTTAGAGGAGCTTCAGTTGAACCTGGGAGATCAAAGGCGCTCTATGCTGCAGAGCGAAAATGGTAGGACATTGATAGCTACAGTCTTATGATGCCAGCTCCACAATGACTTTGGAGAACCAGATCAgaagattttatttcatattgaagGATGTATGTTTAGTATGGGTATTTTCAGAGGATGAAGTAATATGCTGAGACCATCTTTAGCAGAATTGCTCAGctctaaggcttttttttttttttttaacttagcagAAGAAtgatgctgcagttcatggggttgcaaagaatggtcATGATTTTGTGAGTGCATAACAGAAGGATGTTCTCTTTGTTTATATTAACTGTGCTAAAATTTTCTGGGCTGATTTGTGTGACAGCAACACTAACAGAaagtgtttcttttctccttcttagCTGTGAAAGTACGCTGCAGCTACTTTTGGTTCTATGCCAAGATTAAACCCACACTATTTCACAATTTGTACATGAATCCTGATGAAGCATTTTTAGGAAATGACTGCCCTGTAACCTACGTTTCACCAGATGCTCATTATGAATTTTTCTACTATTCTAATAAATGTGGCATCATAACCAAAGTAAGAGGAATGGCTATTTTACCTAAAACCTGAATGTTGTATGGTTCCTTCAACAGCCCCAAAACCAGAAGTCATCAAGTTTTTATCTATAATATGGCTGGACTGATTTCTCTAATAGTCACATTCAGGACAGAGGAAATTAATGAAGGAGATGATAAATACTTATTTTCTTGTTGGGTAATAACTGCAAACTCTAATGTGAACCTTGTAGATATAAAATTCAATTAGTGACAGAAAAGTCAGGATGATGGCAAGTTAGAAAGTTTCCACATCTCACAAGCTTATCATGTTACATTGCAGCATATAAAGTGATAATTACAGTTTATAAAGTTTGGCCTGGTGCAGTCAGAAGGAGGAAATAACATAGTTAAGCATCAGAAGGTTTTTCAAAGTAGATGTCTCACATTCTCCAGCCCCACCCAATCCCGCTGACCAGAGACTTCGACGGGCCTTACTGGGCACAGTGAATGATCAACTATACCAACTGCTAAAAAAGTCTGATTGGGATTTtggcttaatttaaaaaatgttagcaGCCTACAAAAGTTTGCTGTAAAATTACTTGCTATTTTGCTCCCTATCCCAAAT
This portion of the Bos taurus isolate L1 Dominette 01449 registration number 42190680 breed Hereford chromosome 15, ARS-UCD2.0, whole genome shotgun sequence genome encodes:
- the OOSP2 gene encoding oocyte-secreted protein 1 precursor, with the protein product MKPSSGLRGLLVLFSLTWTCAGDWSAVKVRCSYFWFYAKIKPTLFHNLYMNPDEAFLGNDCPVTYVSPDAHYEFFYYSNKCGIITKTFQETLLLQTKIKYMSSNSGDTAEMPVSCVVTQQACMYHLSNETESGDDETSSEDMEVSYIMQSQNDLNTTFSLCAK